A part of Halobacillus shinanisalinarum genomic DNA contains:
- the radC gene encoding RadC family protein, with translation MSETSIMIKDVPKQDRPRERLIELGATHLSNQELLAILLGSGTRQESVTSLAQRLLIHFEGVMLLKDATIEELTAIRGIGSAKAVLILSAIELGRRIQQMKPVERYMIRSPEDGADFVMEEMRELKQEHFIVLFLNTKNQVLHRQTIFIGSLNASIVHPREVFKEAVKRSAASIICAHNHPSGDPTPSQEDIHVTRRLQECGKMIGIELLDHLVIGDRKFISLKEKGYL, from the coding sequence ATGTCTGAAACGAGTATCATGATCAAAGATGTACCAAAGCAGGATCGTCCTAGAGAGAGGCTAATAGAGCTTGGAGCTACCCATTTATCAAACCAAGAACTATTAGCTATTTTACTCGGCAGTGGTACGAGACAGGAGTCTGTAACTTCTCTTGCCCAGAGATTATTGATTCATTTCGAAGGCGTTATGCTCTTGAAGGACGCAACAATTGAAGAATTAACAGCTATTCGAGGGATTGGATCGGCAAAGGCTGTTCTTATTCTTTCAGCGATTGAGCTTGGCCGGAGAATTCAACAAATGAAACCTGTTGAACGATACATGATTCGCAGTCCAGAGGACGGGGCTGATTTTGTTATGGAAGAAATGCGGGAACTTAAACAAGAGCATTTTATCGTACTGTTTCTCAACACGAAGAATCAGGTTCTGCATAGGCAAACGATTTTTATAGGGAGCTTGAATGCCTCAATCGTACATCCTCGCGAAGTCTTCAAAGAAGCAGTCAAGCGATCGGCTGCTTCGATTATTTGTGCCCATAACCATCCTAGCGGCGACCCCACGCCGTCTCAAGAAGATATCCATGTTACTAGGAGATTGCAAGAATGTGGTAAGATGATTGGAATCGAATTACTAGATCATTTAGTGATAGGCGATCGGAAGTTTATCTCATTAAAAGAAAAAGGGTACTTGTAG
- a CDS encoding prepilin peptidase, translating into MENTFIVYFFILGLVLGSFFNVVGLRVPKGELFTQKRSYCPKCLHKLTWLELIPLLSYLLLNGRCRYCNRDIPKMYPIMESVSGLTFMCSYLILGFQRELVLALLLMSLFHIIIVSDLNYMIIPDKVLLFFLVPIIIYRTFTPLTPWWSSLLGVFVGIAGTGLIIIISRGGMGGGDMKLFGLIGLAMGTNLLLLSFFLATVLATIASIWLLITRVISKKNPIPFAPFIVAGTTIAFYSGTLIIDWYVIRFF; encoded by the coding sequence ATGGAAAATACTTTCATAGTTTATTTTTTTATTCTAGGACTTGTGCTCGGCTCTTTCTTTAATGTTGTTGGGCTTCGGGTTCCAAAAGGAGAATTATTTACACAGAAACGATCATACTGTCCAAAGTGCCTACACAAGCTTACATGGCTAGAACTCATCCCCCTATTATCTTACCTCTTGTTAAATGGACGATGCCGATATTGCAACCGAGATATCCCTAAAATGTACCCTATAATGGAATCTGTGAGTGGATTAACTTTTATGTGCAGTTACCTTATATTAGGATTCCAAAGGGAGTTAGTTTTAGCGCTGTTGTTAATGTCGTTATTCCATATCATCATTGTAAGTGATTTAAACTATATGATCATCCCTGATAAGGTGTTGCTATTTTTCTTAGTACCGATCATAATTTATCGAACATTTACTCCCCTGACACCATGGTGGTCCTCCTTACTGGGAGTGTTTGTTGGGATTGCTGGGACAGGCTTAATTATTATCATCAGCCGTGGAGGGATGGGTGGTGGTGATATGAAGCTGTTCGGATTAATCGGTTTGGCTATGGGAACGAATCTTTTACTACTCTCTTTCTTTCTGGCAACTGTGTTGGCCACTATAGCTAGTATATGGCTGCTTATAACCCGTGTTATCTCAAAAAAGAACCCAATCCCGTTTGCCCCTTTTATTGTCGCGGGAACGACAATCGCCTTTTATTCCGGTACATTGATCATTGATTGGTATGTGATTCGTTTCTTTTAA
- a CDS encoding bifunctional folylpolyglutamate synthase/dihydrofolate synthase: MSMNYHDAIQWIHSREKFKIKPGLKRMEWMMEKLGHPEQKLISIHLAGTNGKGSTLTFLRNLLQEQGCTVGTFTSPYITRFNERISINGLPIDDEDLASLVMDVQPLADELGDTEWGEPTEFEVITAIAILYFSRQPLDFVLFETGLGGRLDSTNIILPVLSMITNIGLDHMAILGDSYEQIAYEKAGIIKEDVPVITGAEREDVIEVIQQQAAMQHAPLDIIGESFHYQHETSSDHGEVFSFSTAGYQSPPYVTKMMGVHQVKNASLALFAMEVLKELGYKVERELYAGGIESARWPARFEKVSGQPLVILDGAHNQEGTQALVDTMKRHYSDRKIIILYSALRDKPVKKMVAQLEEIANEMWFTQFDFPKAMQAEEIAWLSTSHTKHVCIDGNRAVEGICRSMNEKDVLLITGSLYFISEIRKNFERKGPL, encoded by the coding sequence ATATCGATGAATTATCATGATGCAATACAGTGGATCCATTCACGTGAAAAATTCAAAATTAAACCAGGGTTAAAACGGATGGAATGGATGATGGAGAAGCTAGGCCACCCAGAACAGAAACTCATCTCTATTCACCTGGCTGGGACAAATGGGAAAGGTTCAACGCTGACTTTCTTAAGAAATCTTCTGCAAGAGCAAGGCTGCACGGTAGGTACATTTACATCCCCTTATATTACTCGATTTAACGAACGAATAAGTATCAACGGTTTACCGATTGATGATGAAGATCTTGCCAGCCTCGTCATGGATGTTCAGCCACTTGCCGACGAGTTAGGTGATACAGAGTGGGGAGAACCGACTGAATTTGAAGTGATTACAGCGATAGCGATCTTGTATTTTTCCCGTCAGCCATTGGATTTTGTTTTGTTTGAGACAGGCCTTGGTGGACGTTTAGATTCAACAAACATCATTCTCCCTGTCCTATCTATGATTACAAATATAGGATTAGACCACATGGCGATTTTAGGTGACAGTTATGAACAAATCGCCTACGAAAAAGCAGGGATTATAAAAGAGGATGTTCCCGTGATAACTGGAGCGGAACGTGAAGATGTTATTGAAGTCATACAGCAGCAGGCGGCAATGCAGCACGCACCACTAGATATTATCGGGGAAAGTTTCCATTATCAACATGAAACCAGTTCAGATCACGGAGAAGTTTTTTCCTTTTCCACTGCTGGCTATCAATCCCCGCCTTATGTAACGAAGATGATGGGTGTTCATCAAGTGAAAAATGCTTCTCTGGCCTTGTTTGCTATGGAGGTCCTTAAAGAACTCGGGTATAAGGTCGAACGGGAATTATATGCAGGCGGAATCGAGTCAGCTCGCTGGCCGGCCCGTTTTGAAAAAGTGTCAGGACAGCCTCTCGTCATTCTTGATGGAGCACATAACCAAGAAGGGACCCAAGCGCTCGTAGATACCATGAAACGGCATTACTCAGATAGGAAAATCATTATTTTATATTCTGCGTTACGTGACAAACCAGTTAAGAAGATGGTGGCCCAGCTTGAAGAAATTGCGAATGAGATGTGGTTTACTCAGTTCGACTTTCCTAAGGCAATGCAAGCAGAAGAAATTGCTTGGCTATCAACTAGTCATACTAAACATGTATGTATAGATGGCAACAGGGCCGTTGAGGGAATATGTCGTTCTATGAATGAGAAAGATGTCCTGCTTATAACGGGTTCTTTATACTTTATTTCCGAAATCAGGAAAAATTTTGAAAGAAAAGGTCCGTTATGA
- a CDS encoding SDR family oxidoreductase — MNILVTGFNGKVGFEVAQKLKEKAIPIKCAVRNVEKAKLDYGDAYEFVRLDFSDSSTFDTALNQIDKIFLIYPPGDKIEFERFLHQAKQKGIKHIVYLSVKDVQFLPFIHHFKNEKLLKRLGVPYTFIRAGYFMQNLNDFLGDEIKERQRIFIPAGKGKTSFVDTRDLAEVAMIALQDTENHQNNKYVITGDEALDFYRVADIMTEVLHVNIEYTNPSVKEFKGFMLEKGVKEEFINVVIGIHFPTKLGLAKGITYDYEKITNKKPTEIKTYIKDYKGNWM, encoded by the coding sequence ATGAATATTCTTGTGACAGGATTTAATGGTAAAGTTGGTTTTGAGGTGGCCCAAAAACTAAAAGAAAAAGCGATCCCCATAAAATGTGCAGTTAGAAATGTGGAGAAGGCTAAATTGGATTATGGTGATGCTTATGAATTTGTTAGGCTCGATTTTTCAGATTCAAGCACATTTGATACCGCATTAAACCAAATCGATAAAATATTTCTGATTTATCCGCCAGGCGACAAGATTGAGTTTGAACGTTTTTTGCATCAGGCAAAACAAAAAGGGATCAAGCACATTGTCTATTTGTCCGTTAAAGATGTTCAATTCTTACCTTTTATCCACCATTTTAAAAATGAAAAGTTACTAAAAAGGCTGGGTGTTCCTTATACCTTTATTCGTGCAGGGTATTTTATGCAAAATTTAAATGATTTTCTAGGAGATGAAATCAAAGAGAGACAGCGAATCTTTATACCTGCCGGGAAAGGAAAGACCAGCTTTGTAGATACAAGGGATCTTGCTGAGGTGGCCATGATAGCTTTACAAGATACGGAAAATCATCAAAATAATAAATATGTGATTACAGGAGATGAGGCATTAGACTTTTATAGAGTAGCCGACATCATGACCGAGGTGCTGCACGTTAATATTGAGTACACCAATCCTTCTGTAAAAGAGTTTAAAGGATTTATGCTCGAGAAAGGGGTAAAAGAAGAATTTATCAATGTAGTTATCGGTATTCATTTCCCAACAAAACTGGGACTGGCTAAAGGAATTACGTATGATTATGAAAAAATTACGAATAAGAAACCAACGGAAATTAAGACTTACATTAAGGATTATAAAGGGAATTGGATGTAA
- a CDS encoding Maf family protein: MPRLVLGSASPRRKELMKQVGFTFEVRPSLYDEVIPEDTHPEDVVQYLAEQKNQAIPSSTNEVVVTADTVVCQGGQVLGKPKSYKDAYSMLKQLSGKRHSVYTGVSIRDFNHWVSFAVCTNVYLLSLSQAKMEWYLGKEESWDKAGSYGIQGAGALLVEKIEGDYNNVVGLPMSRLARELDTFMIKPG; the protein is encoded by the coding sequence TTGCCAAGACTAGTATTAGGTTCAGCTTCGCCGCGCAGAAAAGAGCTCATGAAGCAAGTGGGTTTTACCTTTGAAGTACGTCCCAGTCTTTATGATGAGGTGATTCCGGAAGATACGCATCCAGAGGATGTTGTGCAGTACCTTGCCGAACAAAAAAATCAAGCAATCCCAAGTTCGACAAACGAGGTTGTCGTTACCGCTGATACGGTTGTCTGCCAGGGAGGACAAGTATTAGGCAAGCCCAAAAGCTATAAAGATGCATATTCCATGCTGAAACAACTTAGTGGTAAGCGCCATTCCGTCTATACTGGGGTCTCTATAAGGGATTTCAATCATTGGGTGTCCTTTGCTGTATGTACAAATGTATATCTTCTTTCGTTGTCACAGGCAAAGATGGAATGGTATTTAGGAAAAGAGGAATCATGGGATAAGGCAGGAAGCTACGGAATTCAAGGTGCTGGAGCACTTTTAGTTGAAAAAATAGAGGGAGATTACAATAATGTTGTAGGTCTGCCGATGTCAAGACTGGCACGTGAACTTGATACTTTCATGATCAAACCTGGCTGA
- a CDS encoding valine--tRNA ligase, with protein MEQRDVTMPTKYDPAAIEKDRYQYWVEGKFFEATGDVNKEPYTVVIPPPNVTGKLHLGHAWDTTLQDILTRVKRMQGYDVLWLPGMDHAGIATQAKVEAKLKEQGTTRYDLGRENFLEKSWEWKKEYAQFIRTQWEKLGLGLDYSRERFTLDDGLSEAVKEVFVKLYEKDLIYRGEYIINWDPATKTALSDIEVEYKDVQGAFYHMRYPLKEGEGSIEIATTRPETMLGDTAIAVHPEDERYKHLIGKKAVLPIIGRELDIVADDYVDMEFGSGAVKITPAHDPNDFEIGNRHNLERVLVMNEDGTMNEKAEKYQGMDRFDCRKQIVKHLQGEGVLFEIEDHLHSVGHSERSGAVVEPYLSTQWFVNMEPLAKEAIKLQGSDDKVSFVPDRFEKTYLRWMENIRDWCISRQLWWGHRIPAWYHKETGEIHVGKQAPEDSENWEQDEDVLDTWFSSALWPFSTMGWPGEDSEDFKRFFPTNVLVTGYDIIFFWVSRMIFQSIEFTDRRPFEDVLIHGLVRDAEGRKMSKSLGNGVDPMDVIEKYGADSLRYFLSTGSAPGQDLRFQWEKVESTWNFANKIWNASRFALMNMGDLTYEEIDITGEKSVADDWILTRLNETIEQVTRNIDRYEFGEAGRHLYNFIWDEFCDWYIEMAKLPLYGEDEARIHTTRSILAYTLDQIMRMLHPFMPFITEEIWQHLPHEGESITQAAWPQVKEEFHNETAVQEMERLVSIIRSVRNIRAEVDTPMSKEIQLMVQAKDDTVVAELEKNRSYLERFCNPSELVIATELKAPEKAMSAVITGAELYLPLAGLINIDDEIKRLEKERQKWDKEVERVQKKLSNEGFVSKAPEQVVEEERTKEQDYLDKRAKVEARMKELKA; from the coding sequence ATCAATATTGGGTAGAAGGCAAATTTTTTGAAGCGACAGGTGATGTGAATAAGGAACCTTATACGGTTGTTATCCCACCGCCAAACGTTACAGGTAAACTGCACTTAGGCCACGCTTGGGATACGACACTGCAGGATATTTTGACCCGTGTAAAGCGGATGCAAGGGTATGATGTGTTATGGCTTCCCGGCATGGACCATGCTGGTATTGCCACACAGGCGAAGGTTGAAGCCAAACTCAAGGAACAAGGAACAACACGCTATGACCTTGGTCGCGAGAACTTCTTGGAAAAATCATGGGAATGGAAAAAAGAATATGCCCAATTTATTCGTACACAATGGGAAAAGTTGGGCCTTGGGTTAGATTATTCTCGTGAGCGCTTTACGCTTGATGATGGTTTATCTGAAGCGGTTAAAGAAGTTTTTGTAAAGCTATATGAAAAAGATCTGATTTACCGTGGAGAATACATCATCAACTGGGATCCCGCAACAAAAACCGCCTTGTCTGATATTGAAGTGGAATATAAGGATGTTCAAGGCGCCTTTTACCATATGCGCTACCCGCTAAAAGAAGGAGAAGGTTCCATAGAAATCGCTACAACTAGACCAGAGACGATGCTTGGAGATACTGCAATTGCCGTACATCCTGAAGATGAACGTTATAAGCATTTAATTGGCAAAAAGGCTGTCTTGCCGATTATTGGTCGTGAGTTGGATATTGTAGCAGATGATTATGTAGATATGGAATTTGGTTCAGGGGCCGTGAAGATCACGCCAGCCCATGACCCGAATGACTTTGAAATTGGGAATCGACACAACCTAGAGCGTGTCCTTGTGATGAACGAAGATGGAACGATGAATGAAAAGGCAGAAAAGTATCAAGGCATGGATCGTTTTGACTGCCGTAAGCAAATTGTAAAACATCTTCAAGGAGAGGGTGTCCTTTTTGAGATTGAAGACCATTTGCATTCGGTCGGTCATTCTGAGCGTAGTGGCGCTGTAGTTGAGCCTTATTTATCTACGCAGTGGTTTGTTAACATGGAGCCGCTTGCGAAAGAGGCAATAAAACTTCAAGGCAGTGACGACAAAGTTAGTTTCGTTCCGGACCGTTTTGAAAAAACATATCTGCGCTGGATGGAGAATATTCGTGACTGGTGTATTTCCCGTCAATTATGGTGGGGGCACAGAATCCCTGCCTGGTATCATAAAGAAACAGGTGAAATTCATGTAGGAAAACAAGCACCAGAGGATAGTGAAAATTGGGAGCAAGATGAAGATGTACTTGATACTTGGTTTTCTTCCGCTTTATGGCCGTTTTCAACTATGGGCTGGCCTGGTGAAGACAGTGAAGATTTCAAGCGCTTTTTCCCGACAAATGTTCTTGTGACTGGCTATGACATTATCTTTTTCTGGGTCAGCCGAATGATCTTCCAATCGATCGAATTCACAGACCGCCGTCCATTTGAAGACGTTCTCATTCATGGGCTCGTGCGGGATGCAGAGGGCCGCAAGATGAGTAAGTCGCTTGGTAATGGCGTTGACCCGATGGATGTCATTGAAAAGTATGGTGCGGATTCCTTACGTTATTTCCTTTCAACGGGGTCAGCACCTGGGCAAGATCTCCGCTTCCAATGGGAAAAGGTTGAATCGACATGGAATTTTGCCAACAAGATTTGGAACGCTTCACGTTTTGCCTTAATGAATATGGGTGACTTAACCTATGAGGAGATTGATATAACGGGAGAAAAGTCGGTTGCTGATGATTGGATTTTAACGAGGTTGAATGAAACGATCGAACAAGTTACACGAAACATTGACAGATATGAATTTGGTGAAGCAGGCCGTCACTTATACAATTTCATCTGGGATGAATTTTGTGACTGGTATATTGAAATGGCAAAACTGCCGCTTTATGGAGAAGATGAAGCACGCATTCATACAACACGCTCGATTCTGGCTTATACTTTAGATCAAATTATGCGTATGCTGCATCCATTTATGCCATTTATCACAGAAGAGATTTGGCAGCACCTCCCACACGAAGGGGAGTCCATCACCCAAGCTGCTTGGCCACAGGTCAAAGAGGAGTTTCATAACGAAACGGCTGTCCAAGAGATGGAGCGGCTTGTATCGATTATTCGTTCTGTACGTAACATCCGTGCTGAAGTAGATACACCAATGTCTAAAGAAATACAGCTGATGGTTCAGGCGAAGGATGACACGGTTGTTGCTGAGCTTGAGAAGAATCGTAGCTATTTAGAGCGTTTTTGCAATCCGAGTGAACTTGTAATCGCAACAGAACTTAAAGCACCTGAAAAAGCAATGTCGGCCGTTATCACAGGTGCAGAGCTTTATCTTCCCCTTGCCGGGCTGATTAACATTGATGATGAAATTAAACGGTTGGAAAAAGAACGGCAAAAATGGGATAAGGAAGTGGAACGAGTACAAAAGAAACTTTCCAATGAAGGCTTTGTTAGCAAAGCACCTGAACAGGTTGTCGAAGAAGAGAGGACAAAAGAGCAGGACTACTTGGATAAACGGGCGAAGGTAGAAGCTCGAATGAAAGAATTAAAAGCATAA